The Cololabis saira isolate AMF1-May2022 chromosome 20, fColSai1.1, whole genome shotgun sequence genome includes a window with the following:
- the LOC133420823 gene encoding myosin heavy chain, fast skeletal muscle, with product MSTDAEMEAYGPAAIYLRKSEKERIEAQAAPFDAKTAFFVADVEEMYLKGKLVSKEGGKATVETDCGKTLTVKEDDIHPRNPPKFDKIEDMVMMTHLNEPCVLYNLKERYASWMIYTYSGLFCVVVNPYKWLPVYDAIVVAGYRGKKRIEAPPHIFSISDNAYQFMLTDRENQSILITGESGAGKTVNTKRVIQYFATIAALGGKKDKEPVAGKMQGSLEDQIVAANPLLEAYGNAKTVRNDNSSRFGKFIRIHFGTSGKLASADIETYLLEKSRVTFQLSAERSYHIFYQLMTGHKAELLEALLITTNPYDYPMVSQGEITVKSIDDVEEFIATDTAIDILGFNAEEKINIYKLTGAVVHHGNMKFKQKQREEQAEPDGTEVADKIAYLLGLNSADLLKALCYPRVKVGNEMVTKGQTVPQVNNSVSALCKSIYEKMFLWMVIRINEMLDTKQPRSSFIGVLDIAGFEIFDFNSLEQLCINFTNEKLQQFFNHHMFVLEQEEYKKEGIEWEFIDFGMDLAACIELIEKPMGIFSILEEECMFPKASDTTFKNKLHDQHLGKTKAFEKPKPGKGKAEAHFSLVHYAGTVDYNITGWLDKNKDPLNDSVVQLYQKSANKLMCLLYAAHAGADDGKKHGKKKGGSFQTVSALFRENLGKLMTNLRSTHPHFVRCLIPNESKTPGLMENFLVIHQLRCNGVLEGIRICRKGFPSRILYGDFKQRYKVLNASVIPEGQFIDNKKASEKLLGSIDVDHTQYKFGHTKVFFKAGLLGALEEMRDEKLAELVTMTQALGRGYVMRKEFVKMMERREAIFTIQYNVRSFMNVKNWPWMNLYFKIKPLLKSAETEKELQNMKENYEKMKSDLATALAKKKELEEKMVSLVQEKNDLQLQVSAETENLSDAEERCEGLIKSKIQLEAKLKETTERLEDEEEINAELTAKKRKLEDECSELKKDIDDLELTLAKVEKEKHATENKVKNLTEEMATQDESIAKLTKEKKALQESHQQTLDDLQAEEDKVNTLTKSKTKLEQQVDDLEGSLEQEKKLRMDLERSKRKLEGDLKLAQESIMDLENDKQQSDEKIKKKDFEISQLLSKIEDEQSLGAQLQKKIKELQARIEELEEEIEAERAARAKVEKQRADLSRELEEISERLEEAGGATAAQIEMNKKREAEFQKLRRDLEESTLQHEATAAALRKKQADSVAELGEQIDNLQRVKQKLEKEKSEYKMEIDDLSSNMEAVAKAKGNLEKMCRTLEDQFSEIKAKNDEHVRQLNDANAQRARLQTENGEFGRQLEEKEALVSQLTRGKQAFTQQIEELKRHVEEEVKAKNALAHAVQSARHDCDLLREQFEEEQEAKAELQRSMSKANSEVAQWRSKYETDAIQRTEELEDAKKKLAQRLQEAEESIEAVNSKCASLEKTKQRLQGEVEDLMVDVERANGLAANLDKKQRNFDKVLAEWKQKYEEGQAELEGAQKEARSLSTELFKMKNSYEEALDQLETMKRENKNLQQEISDLTEQIGETGKSVHELEKAKKSVETEKTEIQTALEEAEGTLEHEEAKILRVQLELNQVKGEVDRKLAEKDEEMEQIKRNSQRVIDSMQSTLDSEVRSRNDAMRVKKKMEGDLNEMEIQLSHANRQAAEAQKQLRNVQGQLKDAQLHLDEAVRGQEDMKEQVAMVERRNGLMLAEIEELRVALEQTERGRKVAEQELVDVSERHSLLHSQNTSLINTKKKLEADLVQVQGEVDDTVQEARNAEEKAKKAITDAAMMAEELKKEQDTSAHLERMKKNLEVSVKDVQHRLDEAENLAMKGGKKQLQRLESRVRELESEVDAEQRRGADAVKGVRKYERRVKELTYQTEEDKKNVHRLQDLVDKLQLKVKGYKRQAEEAEEQANTHMSRFRKVQHELEEAQERADIAESQVNKLRAKSRDHGKADTAE from the exons ATGAGCACGGACGCAGAAATGGAGGCCTATGGCCCTGCAGCCATCTACCTCCGAAAATCGGAGAAGGAGAGGATTGAAGCCCAGGCTGCTCCTTTTGATGCAAAAACAGCCTTCTTTGTGGCTGATGTTGAAGAGATGTATCTCAAGGGTAAACTGGTGTCGAAAGAAGGTGGTAAAGCCACAGTTGAGACTGACTGTGGAAAG ACTCTCACCGTCAAAGAGGATGACATCCATCCCAGGAACCCTCCAAAGTTTGATAAAATTGAGGACATGGTCATGATGACCCACCTCAATGAGCCTTGTGTGTTGTACAACCTCAAAGAGCGTTATGCATCATGGATGATCTAC ACCTACTCTGGGTTGTTCTGCGTGGTCGTGAACCCCTACAAGTGGCTTCCTGTGTACGATGCCATTGTTGTGGCAGGATACAGGGGCAAGAAGAGGATTGAGGCCCCCCCCCACATCTTCTCCATCTCTGACAATGCCTATCAGTTCATGCTCACTG ATCGTGAGAACCAGTCTATCCTGATTAC TGGAGAATCCGGTGCTGGAAAGACTGTCAACACCAAGCGTGTCATCCAATATTTTGCAACAATTGCAGCTCTTGGTGGCAAAAAGGACAAGGAGCCAGTCGCTGGCAAAATGCAG GGCTCCCTTGAAGACCAAATTGTTGCTGCCAACCCTCTGCTGGAGGCCTATGGTAACGCCAAGACTGTGAGGAATGACAACTCCTCCCGTTTC GGTAAATTCATCAGGATCCACTTCGGCACTTCTGGCAAGCTGGCTTCAGCTGATATTGAAACAT ATCTGCTGGAGAAGTCCCGAGTCACCTTCCAGTTGTCTGCAGAAAGGAGCTACCATATCTTCTATCAGCTGATGACTGGCCACAAGGCTGAGCTGCTGG AGGCTCTTCTGATCACCACCAACCCCTATGACTACCCAATGGTCAGTCAGGGTGAAATCACTGTCAAGAGCATCGATGATGTAGAGGAGTTCATTGCAACAGAT ACAGCTATCGACATCTTGGGCTTCAATGCAGAAGAGAAGATCAACATCTACAAGCTGACTGGTGCtgtggtgcatcatgggaacaTGAAATTCAAGCAGAAGCAGCGTGAGGAGCAGGCTGAACCTGATGGCACTGAGG TGGCTGATAAAATCGCCTACCTGCTGGGCCTGAACTCAGCCGATTTGCTGAAAGCTCTGTGCTACCCAAGGGTCAAGGTCGGAAATGAGATGGTCACCAAAGGTCAGACCGTCCCCCAG GTCAACAACTCTGTCTCGGCTCTGTGCAAGTCTATCTATGAGAAGATGTTCTTGTGGATGGTCATCCGTATCAATGAGATGTTAGACACAAAGCAGCCAAGATCATCCTTCATTGGAGTGTTGGACATTGCTGGATTTGAGATCTTTGAT TTCAACAGCTTGGAGCAGCTCTGCATCAACTTCACCAATGAGAAACTGCAACAGTTCTTCAACCACCACATGTTTGTCCTGGAGCAAGAGGAGTACAAGAAAGAAGGCATTGAATGGGAGTTCATTGACTTCGGTATGGACTTGGCTGCCTGCATTGAGCTTATTGAGAAG CCAATGGGCATCTTCTCCATCCTTGAAGAGGAGTGCATGTTCCCCAAAGCTTCCGATACAACTTTCAAGAACAAGCTGCATGATCAGCATCTCGGAAAGACCAAGGCCTTTGAGAAGCCTAAACCTGGAAAGGGCAAGGCTGAAGCTCACTTCTCCCTGGTCCACTATGCTGGTACAGTGGATTACAACATCACTGGCTGGCTGGACAAGAACAAGGACCCACTGAACGACTCAGTGGTGCAGCTCTACCAGAAGTCTGCAAACAAACTGATGTGCTTATTGTATGCAGCTCATGCTGGAGCTGATG atGGCAAGAAACACGGGAAGAAGAAGGGTGGTTCCTTCCAGACTGTGTCTGCTCTTTTCAGG GAGAACTTGGGCAAGCTGATGACCAACCTGAGGAGCACTCATCCTCACTTTGTGCGTTGCCTGATTCCCAATGAATCAAAGACCCCAg GTCTTATGGAGAACTTCCTGGTCATCCACCAGCTGAGGTGTAACGGTGTGCTGGAGGGCATCAGAATCTGTAGGAAGGGCTTCCCCAGCAGAATCCTCTACGGTGACTTCAAGCAGAG ATACAAGGTATTGAATGCCAGCGTCATCCCTGAGGGACAGTTCATTGACAACAAGAAAGCTTCAGAGAAGCTGCTGGGCTCCATTGATGTGGACCACACTCAGTACAAGTTTGGACACACTAAG GTGTTCTTCAAAGCTGGTCTGCTGGGTGCCCTTGAGGAGATGAGAGATGAGAAACTGGCTGAGCTGGTGACCATGACTCAGGCTCTCGGCAGAGGATATGTCATGAGGAAAGAGTTTGTTAAGATGATGGAGAGGAG AGAAGCTATCTTCACCATCCAGTACAACGTCCGCTCATTCATGAATGTGAAAAACTGGCCATGGATGAATCTCTACTTCAAGATCAAGCCTCTTCTGAAGAGTGCTGAGACTGAGAAGGAGCTCCAGAATATGAAGGAGAACTATGAAAAGATGAAATCAGACCTGGCTACAGCTCTGGCCAAGAagaaggagctggaggagaagatGGTTAGCCTGGTGCAAGAGAAGAATGACCTGCAACTCCAAGTGTCTGCG GAAACGGAAAATCTCTCAGATGCTGAGGAAAGGTGTGAGGGGCTCATTAAGAGCAAGATCCAGCTTGAGGCCAAACTCAAAGAGACAACAGAGAGActggaggatgaagaggaaatCAACGCTGAGCTGACTGCCAagaagaggaagctggaggaTGAATGCTCTGAGCTGAAGAAAGACATCGACGACTTGGAACTCACCTTGGCTAAAGTGGAGAAGGAGAAACATGCCACTGAAAACAAG GTGAAAAACCTCACTGAAGAGATGGCTACTCAAGATGAGTCCATTGCCAAGCTGACCAAGGAGAAGAAAGCTCTCCAGGAGTCCCATCAGCAAACACTGGATGACCTGCAGGCAGAAGAAGACAAAGTCAACACTCTGACCAAGTCCAAGACAAAGCTGGAACAACAAGTGGACGAT CTTGAAGGGTCACTGGAGCAAGAGAAAAAGCTTCGTATGGACCTTGAGAGATCCAAGAGGAAGCTTGAGGGAGATCTGAAACTGGCCCAGGAATCCATCATGGATCTGGAGAATGACAAGCAGCAGTCTGATGAGAAAATCAAGAA GAAGGACTTTGAAATCAGCCAGCTCCTCAGCAAGATTGAGGATGAACAGTCCCTTGGTGCTCAGCTTCAGAAGAAGATCAAGGAACTCCAG GCCCGCATTGAGGAGCTGGAAGAGGAGATTGAGGCTGAGAGAGCTGCTCGGGCTAAGGTAGAGAAGCAGAGAGCTGATCTCTCAAGGGAGCTTGAGGAGATCAGTGAGAGGCTTGAGGAAGCTGGAGGAGCAACAGCCGCTCAGATTGAGATGAACAAGAAGCGTGAGGCTGAGTTCCAGAAGTTGCGTAGGGACCTTGAAGAGTCCACCCTGCAGCATGAAGCCACTGCAGCAGCTCTCCGCAAGAAGCAGGCCGACAGTGTTGCAGAGCTGGGAGAGCAGATCGACAACCTCCAACGTGTCAAGCAGAAGCTGGAGAAGGAGAAGAGCGAGTACAAGATGGAGATTGATGACCTCTCCAGCAACATGGAGGCAGTTGCCAAGGCTAAG GGTAACTTGGAGAAAATGTGCAGGACTCTTGAGGACCAGTTCAGTGAGATTAAAGCCAAAAATGATGAGCACGTTCGCCAGCTGAATGACGCTAATGCACAAAGGGCCAGACTTCAGACTGAGAACG GCGAGTTTGGTCGTCAGTTGGAGGAAAAAGAAGCTCTCGTTTCTCAGCTGACCAGAGGCAAACAGGCTTTCACTCAGCAGATTGAGGAGCTCAAGAGACACGTTGAGGAGGAGGTCAAG GCCAAGAACGCCCTGGCCCATGCTGTCCAGTCAGCCCGCCATGACTGTGATCTGCTCAGAGAGCAGTtcgaggaggagcaggaggccaAGGCTGAGCTGCAGAGATCAATGTCCAAGGCCAACAGTGAGGTGGCTCAGTGGAGAAGCAAATATGAAACGGATGCTATCCAGCGCACAGAAGAACTGGAGGATGCCAA GAAAAAGCTTGCTCAGCGTCTGCAGGAGGCTGAGGAATCCATTGAGGCTGTGAACTCCAAGTGTGCCTCACTGGAGAAGAccaagcagaggctgcagggtgAGGTGGAGGACCTCATGGTTGATGTGGAGAGAGCCAATGGTCTGGCTGCCAACCTTGACAAGAAGCAGAGGAACTTTGACAAA GTCCTTGCAGAATGGAAACAGAAGTATGAGGAGGGCCAAGCAGAGCTGGAAGGAGCCCAGAAAGAGGCTCGTTCTCTCAGCACTGAGCTGTTCAAGATGAAGAACTCCTATGAGGAGGcactggatcagctggagaccATGAAGAGAGAGAACAAGAACCTGCAGC AGGAGATCTCAGATCTGACTGAACAGATTGGTGAGACTGGAAAGAGCGTTCATGAGCTGGAGAAAGCCAAGAAGAGTGTGGAGACAGAGAAGACTGAAATTCAGACTGCACTGGAGGAAGCTGAG GGTACTTTGGAGCATGAGGAGGCCAAGATTCTGCGTGTGCAGCTTGAGCTCAACCAGGTCAAGGGTGAGGTTGACAGGAAGCTGGCAGAGAAGGACGAGGAGATGGAGCAGATCAAGAGAAACAGCCAGAGGGTGATTGACTCCATGCAGAGTACTCTTGATTCCGAGGTCAGGAGCAGGAATGATGCCATGAGAGTAAAGAAGAAGATGGAGGGAGACCTCAATGAGATGGAGATTCAGCTCAGCCATGCCAACAGGCAGGCTGCTGAGGCCCAGAAGCAACTGAGGAATGTCCAGGGACAGCTCAAG GATGCCCAACTGCACCTGGATGAGGCTGTCAGGGGACAGGAAGACATGAAGGAGCAGGTTGCCATGGTGGAGCGCAGGAATGGTCTGATGTTAGCTGAGATTGAGGAGCTGAGAGTTGCTCTGGAGCAAACAGAGAGAGGACGTAAAGTGGCTGAGCAGGAGTTGGTTGATGTCAGTGAACGTCACAGCCTGCTTCACTCTCAG AACACCAGCCTTATCAACACCAAGAAGAAGCTGGAAGCTGACCTTGTGCAGGTTCAGGGTGAGGTGGATGATACTGTTCAGGAAGCAAGAAATGCTGAGGAGAAAGCCAAAAAGGCTATCACTGAT GCTGCTATGATGGCTGAGGAGCTGAAGAAGGAACAGGACACCAGCGCCCACCTGGAGAGGATGAAGAAGAACCTGGAGGTCTCAGTCAAGGACGTGCAGCACCGTCTGGATGAGGCTGA